The Blastocatellia bacterium sequence GAGGGCGAATTTCGCTCGAGGATCGGTCCAGGTCGTCGGCATCTGCAGCCGGAGTCGGCTGAGCCGCCGTTGGCCGGGACGACGTCCGCTGAGGTTCATTCGACGGCTTGCGGGTGGATGACCACGCGGGAGTCCACCCGCTCAGCATCACTTCAACGACCAGAATCATCAGGGCCAGTGTTTTCATCTTCTCTCCCCTCCTCCGAAAAATAGCCTGCGAGACATACGGAATGACGCGAAAAATCTCCGCCCACGGATGATAGGGTTCTCACGGATCACTCATCCGTCTTTTTCCTCCGCGGGTGACTCTCATTAACCATAGTTTTTCGGCCGAAGTCCTTCGGAAAATCCCTGGCAGTGCAAGTTGCTTGCCTGCCTGGTTCGACCTTTTGCGCGGCCGGCCGTTTGCCGGGGTGCTCCCGGGTTGTGCAGCGCAGGCTTTTCCCGCTCGCCGTTCATCGCGGGCGGGAAGGTTTGCGCTACGTTTTGATTGCTCGCCAGCGACGGAACAGCTCATAAACGGGGAATCCCGTAAGCACAATGACCAGCCCCGGCCAGGTGGTTGCCGGTCGGTAGATGAAGAGGACGATCACAATCGTCGCGGCTCCCGCAATGTAAAGAAGCGGCACAAAGGGATAGCCCCAGACGCGATAGGGGCGTTCCAGATCGGGTCGCCGGGAGCGCAAGCGAAAGATGCCGACGATCGTGGCGATGTAAAAAAGAAGCGCCGCCGAGATGACATAATCGAGGAGATTGCTGTAGAGGTTTCCGTACCGGCCGGTCGCTTCATTGTAGGTTCGGGGGAGGACCAGTGCCGCTGCCCACAGACCTTGCAGCAGAAGCGCCCAGCCGGGCACGCGCGCTGAGTTCAGGTGACCCGCGAAGTTAAAGAAGAGGCCGTCCCGGGCCATGGCATAGTAGGCGCGGGCACCGGCCAGTATCAACCCGTTGATCGTCCCGAACGTCGAAATCATGATGGCTCCCGCCATGAGCATCGTCCCCGTGCCGGGGAAAATCCGTTCGAGCATCGCCGTCGCCACTCGATCCGAAGGAGCCTGTTGAATCCCCGACAGCGGCAGGGTCACGAGATACGCGGTATTGGCCAGCAGATAAAGGGTGATGACGATGCCCGTGCCGAGGGCCATGGACAGGGGAATCGTGCGTTTGGGATTTTTCACCTCTCCGGCGGTGAAGGTGATGTTGTGCCAAGCATCGGCGGAAAAGAGCGATCCCGTCTGTGCGACGCAGAGGGCGACCAACAGCCCAAAGAACGTCGTCGCATCCAGTCCGGGAACAATGGCCACCTGGCCGCGCGCCGTCCAGAGGTCGCCGAAATTCATCTCCACCGCCTGCGCGTTCCAGCCCACCAGCAGCCCCAGCACGATCAGAGCGATGAGCGCGCCGGTCTTGGCCGTGGTGAAAAGGTTCTGCACGATCTTACCGTATCTCAAGCCGCGGCTGTTGATCCACGTCAACAGTCCGATGACCGATACCGCCACCACTTGATTGGTGGACAGCGACAGCGCATAGCCTGACGACAGATGCACCGGTCCGATCAGGTAGCGCTCCTCCGAGATCGTCGGCCACAGTACGCCGAAAAAGCGAGCGAAAGCGACCGCCACGGCGGCAATCGTGCCGGTTTGAATGACGAGAAAGAGCGTCCAGCCGTAAAGGAAGCCCCACAGCGGCGAGAACGCCTCGCGAAGGTAAACATACTGGCCTCCGGCGCGCGGCATCATCGCGGCCAGCTCGCCGTAAGAGAGGGCTCCCGCGATCGTCAACACACCGGTGATGACCCACGCCAGGAGCAATCCGCCGGGACTGCCGATCTGCCGGGCCATGTCCGCTGAGACAATGAAGATGCCCGATCCGATCATGATTCCCACGACAATCATGGTGGAATCGAACAGTCCCAGCGCTCGAGTAAACTCCCCGGGCGCTTCGTGAGGAACATCCTTTG is a genomic window containing:
- a CDS encoding amino acid permease, whose translation is MKPFQATAKDVPHEAPGEFTRALGLFDSTMIVVGIMIGSGIFIVSADMARQIGSPGGLLLAWVITGVLTIAGALSYGELAAMMPRAGGQYVYLREAFSPLWGFLYGWTLFLVIQTGTIAAVAVAFARFFGVLWPTISEERYLIGPVHLSSGYALSLSTNQVVAVSVIGLLTWINSRGLRYGKIVQNLFTTAKTGALIALIVLGLLVGWNAQAVEMNFGDLWTARGQVAIVPGLDATTFFGLLVALCVAQTGSLFSADAWHNITFTAGEVKNPKRTIPLSMALGTGIVITLYLLANTAYLVTLPLSGIQQAPSDRVATAMLERIFPGTGTMLMAGAIMISTFGTINGLILAGARAYYAMARDGLFFNFAGHLNSARVPGWALLLQGLWAAALVLPRTYNEATGRYGNLYSNLLDYVISAALLFYIATIVGIFRLRSRRPDLERPYRVWGYPFVPLLYIAGAATIVIVLFIYRPATTWPGLVIVLTGFPVYELFRRWRAIKT